CTTGCTGGGCAGCCATGCCGCCGGGGGGGAGGACCTGGCGCGGCGAGTCGCCGCCCTGCTGGACGCGACGGTGGTGAGCACCGGCAGCAGCAGCGGCCTCGGCACCCTGGCCCTCGACCGGTTCGGGGAACGCTGGGGCTGGCGGCGGGGCCGTGATGGCGACTGGAATCGACTGATGCAGCAGGCCGCCCGCGATCCCGCCGGGCTGGCCATCCATCAGAGCGCGGGAAGCAGACGCTGGCGGGAGCTGGCGGCAAGCCAGACGTTGCCGCCAGTGGGTTCGGAGTCCCGCGGCGACGGTGCCACGCTGTTCATCACGGCCGAGCAAGGCCCCGGCTGCCGCTGGCATCCCCCCTGTCTCTGGCTGGGCATCGGCTGTGAACGCCACACCAGCCTGTCCGTGCTGGAGCGTCTGGTGAGCGGGGCACTGCAGGACGCGAGCCTGGCGCCGGAAGCGGTGGCCGGCCTGGCGAGCATCGATCGCAAGGCCGATGAGCCCGCCCTGCTCGAACTGGCGGCCAGCCACCAATGGCCGCTGCGCTGGCTTCCTGCCTCGGAGCTGCGCCGGATTCCCGTGCCCAACCCCTCGGCGGTGGTGGAGGCGGAGATGGGAACCGCCAGCGTGGCCGAGGCCGCTGCACTGATTGCAGCGGGCTCGGGATCGCGGCTGCTGGTGCCGAAAACCATCGAACGTGCGGCCGATCAGGAATCCGGTGCGGCCACCGTGGCCGTGGCGATCGCCGCCGAGCAGCAGGCCCCCCACCGCGGAACGCTGCATCTGGTGGGCAGCGGGCCGGGACGCCTGGATCTGCTCACCCCCGATGCCCGCCTGGCCCTGGCCGAGGCCACGGTGTGGGTGGGCTACAGCCTCTATCTCGATCTGCTGGAGCCGTTGCGCCGGCCCGATCAGGCGCGCCTCGACGGCCAGCTCACCCAGGAGCGCGAACGCTGCCGGCAGGCCCTGGAGCTGGCGAACCAGGGCGTTGCGGTGGCCCTGGTCTCCTCCGGCGACAGCGGCATCTACGCCATGGCGGGGCTCGCCCTGGAGCTCTGGCTGCAACAGCCCGGGAACGCCCGGCCCCAGTTCCTGGTGCATCCGGGAATCTCGGCGCTGCAGCTGGCGGCGGCGCGGGCCGGGGCGCCGCTGATGCACGATTTCTGCACCATCAGCCTCAGCGATCGGCTGACGCCCTGGGATGTGATCGAACAGCGGCTGCGCAGCGCCGCTCAAGGGGATTTCGTGGTGGCTCTCTACAACCCCCGCTCCCGCGATCGCCACTGGCAACTGGAGCGGGCCCGCACCCTGCTGCTGGAAGCCCGGAGCCCGGAAACCCCCGTGGTGCTGGCACGGCAACTGGGTCGCCCGGAGGAATCCGTGACCCTCCATAGCCTCGGCGCACTTCCGGTGGAGCGGGTGGACATGCTGACGCTGGTGCTGATCGGCAACAGCAGCAGCTACAGCCAGGACGGACGGATGGTCACGCCCCGTGGCTATCCCGGTGCGGAGCTGAGCTGAGCGCTGCAAGCAGCCGCTGGGCTGGGCCGCGGCGAAGGTTCTGCCCCCGGGTGGAGGGCGTGTGAAACCTCGAGCCGCAAGCCGGCAGCTGGCCGCGATTGGAGGAGAATCGGGATGACAGGATTCGAACCTGCGGCCCCTTCGTCCCGAACGAAGTGCGCTACCAAGCTGCGCTACATCCCGATGGCGCGACTTTAGGGGATGGGAGGGCGTGCCTCCCTGCTGCTCTGCCTCGCGCCTGTGCCGCCTGAGCGCCGCAGAGTTCAGAGAGCGGCTGGGTAGGCTGAGCAGCCGTGAAGACCCTGGCCGCCCGATTGTTCCCGATTCCGTGCTGAAGCCCGACTGGCTGCGTGTGAAGGCTCCCCAGCGGGAACGGATCGGCGCCGTCGCCGACCTGCTGGTGGACCTGAAGCTCAACACCGTCTGCCAGGAGGCGAGCTGCCCCAACATCGGTGAATGCTTTGCGGGGGGTACGGCCACCTTCCTGATCATGGGACCGGGCTGCACCCGGGCTTGCCCCTACTGCGACATCGATTTCGACAAGAGCGTGCGCGCCCTTGACCCCACGGAGCCCGAACGGCTGGGCGAGGCGGTGGCCCGGCTCGGGCTCCAGCACGTGGTGATCACCTCCGTGAACCGCGACGACCTCCCCGATGGTGGCGCAAGCCAGTTCGTGGCCTGCATGGAGCAGGTGCGGCAACGGTCGCCAGGCACCACCATCGAGCTGCTGATCCCGGACTTCTGCGGCAACTGGGAGGCCCTCGCCGCCGTGATGGCGGGCGCACCGGACGTGCTCAACCACAACATCGAGACCGTGCCCAGGCTCTACCGAAAGGCACGGCCTCAGGGGATCTACCAGCGATCCCTGGAGCTGCTCCGACGCGTGCACGACCACTGGCCCCGCGCCTACACCAAATCCGGCCTGATGGCGGGACTTGGTGAGAACGATGGGGAGATTCAAAGCGTGATGAACGACCTGCATGATCACCACGTGGACATCATCACCATCGGGCAATATCTCTCACCCGGCCCCAAGCATCTTCCGGTGGACCGCTTCGTGACACCGGAGCAGTTCGAGAGCTACAGGCGCTACGGAGAAGACCAGCTTGGCTTTCTGCAGGTTGTCAGCAGCCCTCTCACCCGCAGCAGCTATCACGCCGGTGAGGTCCGCAGGCTGATGCAGTTGCATCCTCGCTGAGATCTCGGCTGAGATCGAGGCCAGTCCCTGCAGTCGACGGAAGGCTCTGTGGAAAGCTCGATGAGCGGTGGGGCAGGCTCACCCCACCGCCACCGCCTCCCGCTCCACCAGGCCCACCGTCTCCTTCTCACTGGGCGGCACCAGCACCTTGAAGCGTGACTTCCAGCTGGACCAGTCCGCCAGGATGCTGGCCGCCTTGGTGCTTCCCGTGGCCTGGAGATGGGCCTCGAGCAGGGGCCGCAGCAGCTCGTCCTGCTCCGGCGTCGTGAGGTCGCAGAGGGTCACGGTCTCGGGGTTGAGGCGATCGGCCAGGCCGCCGGATTCATCCAGCAGGAAGGCCACACCACCGGTCATGCCGGCGGCCACGTTGCGGCCGGTGCTGCCCAGCACCACCACGATGCCGCCCGTCATGTATTCACAGCAGTGATCGCCGGTGCCTTCCACCACCGCCCGGGCCCCGCTGTTGCGCACGGCGAAGCGCTCACCGGCGCGGCCGAGTGCGAACAGCTCCCCTCCGGTGGCTCCGTAGAGGCAGGTGTTGCCGAGGATCACCTGGGAGCCGGGATCCCTGCTGCCCGCCTGGGGCACCACCGTGACGCGACCGCCGTTGATGCCCTTGCCCACGTAGTCATTGGCATCACCGATCAGCCGCACGTTCATGCCCTGCAGCAGGAACGCGCCAAAGCTTTGCCCTGCGGCTCCGCTAAAGGTGAGATCCAGCTGCCCCTGGAACCCTCTGTTGCCGTGGCGGGCGGCGATCTCTCCGGCCAGGCGCGCCCCGACGCTGCGGTCGGTGTTCACGATGGCCAGGCTGCGCTCCACGGTGCCGTGGCCTTCGATGGCCGCCATCACGGCGGCATCGGCCAGGAGGGTGTCTTCGAGGATGGGGCCGTTGCCGTGGGCATCGTGCTCATGCAGCAGCCAGGAGCGGTCGGCTGGATCCGCCACCGGATCGATCAGGCAGGAGAGATCGAGGCTGCGGGTCTTGGTGAGGGGCACATCCCGCGGCTGCAGCAGTTCGGTGCGACCGATCAGGTCCTCCAGGCGCGCAACGCCCAGCACGCTCAGCAGCTGACGCACCTCCTCGGCCACGTAGAGGAAGAAGTTCACCACATGCTCGGGCAGTCCGGTGAAGCGCTGGCGCAGGGCCTCCTTCTGGGTGGCTACCCCCACCGGGCAGTTGTTGGTGTGGCAGACGCGGGCCATGATGCAGCCCTCGGCGATCATCGCCACCGACCCGAAGCCGAACTCCTCGGCCCCGAGCAGGGCGGCGATGATCACGTCCCAGCCGGTCTTGAGGCCCCCGTCGGCGCGCAGCAGCACCCGATCCCGCAGGCCATTGGTGAGCAGGGACCGGTGCACCTCCGTGAGGCCCAGCTCCCAGGGGGTACCGGCGTGCTTGATCGAACTGAGCGGGGAGGCGCCGGTGCCGCCGTCGTGCCCGGAGATCTGGATCACATCGGCATTGGCCTTGGCCACGCCAGCGGCGATCGTGCCGATGCCGATCTCGGCCACCAGCTTCACGCTCACCTTGGCTGCGGGGTGCACCTGGTGCAGGTCGTGGATCAACTGGGCCAGGTCCTCGATCGAATAGATGTCGTGGTGGGGAGGAGGGGAGATCAGGGCCACCCCCGCCTTGCTGTTGCGCAGCCAGGCGATGTAGGGATCCACCTTGGGTCCGGGCAGCTGCCCGCCTTCTCCGGGCTTGGCCCCCTGGGCCACCTTGATCTCGAGCTGCCGGCCGCTGCGGAGGTATTCCGGCGTCACCCCGAAGCGGCCGGAGGCGATCTGCTTGATCGCGGAGCAGGCGCTGTCGCCGTTGCGGAGGCCGCGGATGGTGGGAAGGCTGGCGGAGCGGCCTTCGGCGTCCACGTCCTGAAGCACATGGAAGCGGGCTGGATCCTCTCCCCCCTCGCCGCTGTTGCTCTTGCCGCCGATGCGGTTCATCGCCACGGCGAGCACCTCATGGGCTTCCCGCGACAGCGCGCCGAGGCTCATGCCGCCGGTGCAGAAGCGGCTGCAGATGCTCTCCACGCTCTCCACCTGCTCCAGGGGCAGGGGCGTGGCGGCGGGCCTGAGCTCCAGCAGATCGCGCAGGGCCGTCACTGGCCGGTGCTCCAGCAGCGTCTTGTAGGTGGAGAAGTGGTCATAGCCGGGGCCCGCCGCGACAGCGGCATGGAGGGCCTTGGCCATCTCGGGACTGTTGAGGTGGAACTCACCGCCGGTGCGGTACTGCACGAAGCCCATGAACTCGAGCTTGGTGCGGTTCAGTTCCGGGAACGCCTTGGCGTGGAAACTGAGCGTCTCGCTGGCCAGATCCGCCAGGCTCAGGCCCGCCACCCGGCTGGTGGTGCCGCGGAAGGCCAGATCGATCAGGTCGGCGCCGATGCCGATGGCTTCGAAGATCTGGGCCCCGTGGTAGCTGGCCAGCAGGGAGATCCCGATCTTGGAGAGGATCTTGCGCAGACCATCCTCCAGGGCCTTGCGCACGTTGGCCTGCACCCGGGCTGCCGTGAGCTCGGGCAGCCTGCCCCGCTCGATCAGCTTCTGGGTCTTGGGGTGGGCCAGCCAGTGGCGGGTGGTTTCCCAGGTGAGCCAGGGGCACACGGCGCTGGCGCCGAAACCGATCAGGCAGGCCAGATGGTGGGTGCTCCAGCACTGGGCCGTGTCCACCACCAGGGAAGTCTGCAGCCGCAGGCCCAGGGCCAGCAGGTGGTGATGCACCGCACCGACCGCCAGCAGCGGCGGGATGTAGGTGGTGGTGGCGTTGATGCCGCGGTCGGAGAGCACCAGGATCTGGCTGCCCCCGCGCACGGCCGCTTCCGCCTCGCTGCGGAGCCGGTTGATCGCCCCCTCCAGCCCCGCCGGACCATCCTCGATCGACAGCAGGGTGCTGAGGGTGGTGCTGGGGAGCCCCTGCTGCCCCACCGCCTCCAGTTCGGCTTCGTTGAGGATGGGGCTGGAGAGATGGAGCACCGCGGCCGAGGCCGGTTCCGGACGCAGGGGGGACCCGCGCCGGCCCAGATGCATCTCCAGGCTCATCACCAGCTTTTCCCGCAGGGGGTCGATCGGCGGGTTGGTGACCTGGGCGAAACGCTGCTTGAAGTAGTCGTAGAGCAGGTGGGGCTTGCTGGAGAGCACCGCCAGGGGGATGTCATCACCCATGCAGTAGGTGGGCTCCTTGGCGGCGCCGGCCATGTCCTCGATCACCAGATCGAGGTCCTCGGCGGTGAAGCCGAAGGCCGTCTGCTGCTGCAGGAGTTCCAGGTCGTCGAGCTGGCGCTGGTCCTCCCAGGGCTGGGCCAGCAGGGTGCGGCGATGCTCGGCGAGCCAGGCTCCGTAGGGGTGGCGGCTCGCCACCTCCTGCTTCACGTCCCAGTTGTGCAGGAGGCGGCACTGCTCCAGGTCAACCGCGAGCATCTGGCCGGGACCCAGACGGCCCTTCTCGACGATGCTGCTCTCCACCAGGTCCACCACCCCGGTTTCCGAACCCATCACCACGAAGCCATCGCTGGTGATGCAGTAGCGGGCCGGCCTGAGGCCGTTGCGGTCGAGGGTGGCCCCCACGCTGCGGCCGTCGGCGAACACCAGCAGCGCGGGGCCATCCCAGGGCTCCTGGGTGCAGGCGGAGTACTCGTAGAAGGCCTGGATCTCGGGCTTGTCGGCCAGTTCCGGCTGATCCCGGAAGGCCTCGGGCACCAGGGTGAGCAGGCTCTCGGTGATGGGGCGCCCGCTCCGCACCATCAGCTCGAGGGTGGCATCGAGGTTGGCGGAATCGCTGAAGGCGGCGTTCACCACCGGGCGGAGGTCGTCGGCCGCGTGGCCCCACACCGCTTCGAGATTCACTTCCGAGGCCTTGGCCCAGTTGATGTTGCCCAGCAGGGTGTTGATCTCCCCGTTGTGGCCGAGCAGGCGCATCGGCTGGGCCAGGGGCCAGCGGGGCAGGGTGTTGGTGCTGAAGCGGCGGTGGTACACGGCGAAACTCACCGCGAAGCGCGTGTCGCGCAGATCGGCGTAGAACGCCGCCAGCACCTCGGATCGCACCATGCCCTTGTAGACCACGGTGCGGTTGCTGAGCGAGGCGAAATAGAGGTCTCCCGCGCCCGGGCCCCAGGTCTCGCGGGCCCGATCGCCGCAGCGGCGCCGCAGGCGGAACAGCAGGCCTTCGAGGGCGTCGCCATGCACGTCGGCCGCCAGCAGCCACTGCTCGATCACAGGGGCCGTGGAGCGCGCCATGGGCCCGAGCACGCTGGGATCCACCGGCACGGGGCGCCAGCCGAGGGAGCGCAGACCCAGCTGAGCCGCCTCGGCTTCACAGAACCGGCGCGCTTCATCCCGGCGTTCGGCAGCGGCGGGAAGAAACACCATCCCCAGACCGCGATGCTGGGACACGGAGTCCGCAGCGGCTGGCCACACCGCCTCGAGGTAGGTCCAGGGAATGCCGCAGAGCACTCCAGCGCCGTCGCCGGAGTCACCATCGCCGCCGCAGCCGCCGCGGTGCTCCATGCAGTCGAGGCCGCGGAGGGCCTGCTGCAGCACCCAGTGGCTGCGTTCTCCCTTCAGGGAGGCGAGGAATCCCACGCCGCAGGCATCCCGTTCCCCGGCCACGGCCTCAGGAGCAGGGCTGTCGCAGTGCGGCCAAACGGGGCGGGTGGGACGAGGCATAGCCCGGGATTCTGGAGTTGGTGTCAGCGGGCCCCCCATGGCTGCAGGGTCCCGGCAGGGATCTGCGGCCGTCGAGCCTTCAGAAACAGTGAGCCTGATCCTAGGGATCGGTATCCCCGGAGCACGGCTAGCGTCAGCGGGTTTGCACGGCTGGGATGGGTTCCGTCGGAGCGAGAGATTCCCTGTCGCCATCGACCGCCGCCGCGAACCTGCGCTTCCGCGCTCAGAGGCGGGGCGCCCACCTGCTGAGGGGGGGGCTGCTGATGCTGGCGACTGCGCTCCCGCCCATCGCCGCTGCCGCCGCCCCGAGAATGCCGCTGCCGCCCCCACCGCCGCCGGCGACGGGCTCCCCTTCCATGGCCGAACAGCTGGGCGGCGGCGAGCGCCAGGGCACCGGCATCAGCATCAATGGTCAGTCCCAGCAGGCCCGCTGGCTCTGGATCGGCCCTGCGGACGGCCCGCCGCGCCAGCTCTGGCTGCCTCTGGAGGTGCTGGAGAACCAGCTGGGGGTGAGCAGCCGCAGCCGCCCTGACGGCAGCCTCGATCTGGAATGGTTCGGCCGGCCCCTGCTGGTGCCCCCGGCCCGGCAGCGCAGCCTCGACGACGAAGTGGCGGTGGATGCCCTGCCGCTGCTCTCCGCCGTGGGGGTGCAGACGGAGGCCCGGGGCGCCCAACTGTCGCTCAACCTGGCCGCTGCCCCGGTGCTGCAGGTGCGCAGCGGCAACCAACCGGGAGCGCGGCGCCTGGTGCTCGACCTGGGCCGTCCGGCCCTGGTGCGCAGTGCCGGTGCCCAGCTTCTGCTGGATGTGCAGGCCAGCCCCGCCCAGGTGCAGGAGCTTCGCAACCTGGGGCTTGTGGTGCAGGGCTCCGGGCGGGGGCTGGCGGTACGGCCCCGCCGCGGACCGGTGAGCAAGGTGTTCACCCTGGGGGATCCGAACCGCCTGGTGATCGACATCCCCGCCGAGGGGGACAGCGGCCCAATCGCGCCGGCGCCGATCAGCCCGGAGGTGCAGGCCATGATCGGGCGCACCCTGCGCTGGGATCGCCTCGTGCGCGATGGGGTGCGGATCAACGCGGTGCGGATCGATCCCCGCACCGCTCCCCTGCAGCTGCGGCCACTGGTGCGGCCCGGCTCGATGGAGGGGCTCACCTCCCTGGTGCAGCTCGCCGGCCAGACCCGGGCCCTGGTGGCGATCAACGGGGGGTATTTCAACCGGGTGCGGCGCCTGCCGCTCGGGGCCCTCAAGGTGGATGGCCGCTGGATGTCCGGACCGATCCTCAACCGCGGCGTGGCGGCCTGGAACGGCAGGGAGGTGCCCAGCTTCGGCCGTCTGCTCCTGGAGGAGTGGGTGATCGGGCCCGACCGGGCCCGCCTGCCGATCGTGGTGGTGAACAGTGGCTATGTGCAGCGGGGCGTGAGTCGCTACACGGCGGACTGGGGGCCCTTCTACCGGGCGCTGAGTGGCTCGGAGACGGGGCTGCTGCTCGGCAGCGACGGTGTGGTGAGCCGCAGCCTGGCCAGCGCGGAACTCGCCCAGGGGATTCCCCTGCGCCCGGGGGAGACCCTGCTGGTGGGCCGCGGCGGCGTCGGGCTGCCCTGGGGGCCCGGCAGCCGCCTGCAGCTCAGCAGCCGGCCCAGCAATGCGCTGGGCAGCATGAACCAGGTGATCGGCGGTGGCCCTCTGCTGCTGCAGGGCGGCCGGATCACCCTCAATGGAGCGGCCGAGAATTTCAGTGCCAGCTTCCTGCGGCAGGGGGCCCCCCGCACGGTGCTGGGCAGCGATGGCCGCGAGGTGTGGCTGATCACCCTGGAGGGCGTCAACGGCAGCGGGCCCACGCTGGGCCAGGCCGCCCAGCTGCTCCGGGCTCTGGGGCTGCGGGACGCCCTCAACCTGGACGGCGGCAGTTCCACCGGCCTGGTGCTGGGGGGGAGTCACCAGGTCAAGGGCCGCGGCGTGGCCGGATCGGTGCACAACGGGGTCGGCCTGGTGCCCTGAGGGCCGGTTCGCCGGCCAGGCGGGAGGTGGAGCCTGCCTGCTGTGGTGCCACAGTGGATCGGCGAGCCATTCCCCGCAGCCCCATGCCGAAGGGCCACAGTCTGCGCCTTTCAGCCAGCGCGGCCGCTGAGCTGGGCCGCCAGGCCGCCGTGGCGGGCACACCCGGACTGGTCCACCTGGATCTGGTGGAGGGGGGGTGCGAGCGGTGGACGATCCGGGTGCGGCCCGGCCACCTGGCGGGGGTGCCCATCGCCCGTGCCGACGGCGTGACGCTCTATGCCCCGGCCGAACAGCTGGAGCTGCTCACCGGCCTCACCCTCGACTACCGCGGTGATCTCAGCGGGGGGGGCTTTCTGGTGCTGCCGGGCGAAGGGGTGGTGAGCTGCGCCTGCGGGTCGGCCTTCAGCCGGGGCAAGGAGGGGCGGCAGGCGACCCAGTAAGGTGACGGATTGTCGAAATCGGTCGGACGTCCGACCTGTGTTCTCCGGCCCTCGATGCCCACTATCCAGCAACTGATCCGCACTGAACGGCAACGTCTGACACGAAAGACGAAATCGCCGGCCCTGCGTTCCTGTCCCGAGCGCCGTGGTGTGTGCACCCGCGTGTACACCTCCACCCCCAAGAAGCCGAACTCGGCCCTGCGGAAGGTGGCGAGGGTCCGCCTCACGTCGGGGTTCGAGGTGACGGCCTACATCCCCGGCATCGGCCACAACCTGCAGGAGCACTCGGTGGTGCTGATCCGGGGCGGCAGGGTCAAGGACCTCCCCGGCGTGCGTTACCACATCATCCGCGGAACGCTGGACACCGCTGGCGTCAAGGATCGCCGCCAGGCCCGCTCCAAGTACGGCGCCAAGACCCCGAAATCCTGAACCTGCCTCCAGGTCAGGCCTCAGGTCCGGCTCCGGGCCGGTCAGGCCCCTGGATGACCAAGTCTTCCCAAGCACCTCGCAATTCCGATGTCCCGCCGCAACGCTGCCGAAAAGCGCCCGATCCTTCCCGATCCCCAGTTCAACAGCCGTCTGGCCTCGATGATCGTGGCCCGGCTCATGAAGCACGGCAAGAAGTCCACCGCCCAGCGGATCCTGTCGGACGCCTTCGCCCTGATCAACGAGCGCACCGGCTCCGATCCCCTGGAGCTGTTCGAAACGGCTGTGCGAAACGCCACGCCCCTGGTGGAAGTGCGGGCCCGCCGGGTGGGTGGTGCCACCTACCAGGTGCCGATGGAGGTGCGCCAGGAGCGGGGCACGGCCATGGCCCTGCGCTGGCTGGTGAATTTCTCCAGAGCCCGCAACGGCCGCAGCATGGCCCAGAAGCTGGCGGGCGAGCTCATGGATGCCGCCAATGAAGCCGGCAGCGCGGTGCGCAAGCGGGAAGAGACCCACAAGATGGCCGAAGCCAACAAGGCTTTTGCGCACTACCGCTACTGATCCCGGCTGCCCCACCGGCGGGGCACGATCAGCCCAAGGCTGATCAGTACAGTATCGACTGCTTTTTGTAGACCTTTCGGAGACATCCCCCGTGGCTCGCGCCTTTCCACTGGAACGCGTCAGAAATATCGGCATCGCCGCCCACATCGACGCGGGCAAAACCACCACCACCGAGCGGATCCTCTTCTATTCGGGTGTGGTGCACAAGATCGGTGAGGTGCACGACGGTGCCGCCGTGACCGACTGGATGGCGCAGGAGCGCGAACGGGGCATCACGATCACGGCAGCGGCCATTTCCACCAGCTGGAAGGATCACCGCATCAACATCATCGACACCCCGGGGCACGTCGATTTCACCATCGAGGTGGAGCGCTCGATGCGGGTGCTCGATGGCGTGATCGCCGTCTTCTGTGCCGTGGGCGGTGTTCAGCCCCAGTCCGAGACGGTGTGGCGCCAGGCGGACCGCTACAAGGTGCCGCGCATGGTGTTCGTCAACAAGATGGACCGCACCGGCGCCGACTTCCTGAAGGTCTACAGCCAGATCAAGGACCGCCTCAAGGCCAATGCAGCGCCGATCCAGCTGCCGATCGGTGCCGAGGGCGAGCTGAGCGGAATCATCGATCTGGTGAAGAACCGGGCCTTCATCTACAAGGATGAGCTCGGCAAGGACATCGAGGAAACCGATGTGCCGGCCTCGATGGCCGATGAGGTGGCCGAATGGCGCAACAAGCTGATGGAGTCGGTCGCCGAGACGGACGAAGATCTCGTGGAGGTGTTCCTCGAAACCGGCGAGCTCAGCGAGGAGCAACTCCGCAACGGCATCCGCGAGGGCGTGCTGAAGCATGGCCTGGTGCCCATGCTGTGCGGCTCGGCCTTCAAGAACAAAGGGGTTCAGCTCCTGCTGGACGCGGTGGTGGATTACCTGCCGGCACCTGTGGACGTGCCCCCGATCCAGGGCCTGCTGCCAGACGGCACCG
This sequence is a window from Cyanobium sp. PCC 7001. Protein-coding genes within it:
- the gltB gene encoding glutamate synthase large subunit; translation: MPRPTRPVWPHCDSPAPEAVAGERDACGVGFLASLKGERSHWVLQQALRGLDCMEHRGGCGGDGDSGDGAGVLCGIPWTYLEAVWPAAADSVSQHRGLGMVFLPAAAERRDEARRFCEAEAAQLGLRSLGWRPVPVDPSVLGPMARSTAPVIEQWLLAADVHGDALEGLLFRLRRRCGDRARETWGPGAGDLYFASLSNRTVVYKGMVRSEVLAAFYADLRDTRFAVSFAVYHRRFSTNTLPRWPLAQPMRLLGHNGEINTLLGNINWAKASEVNLEAVWGHAADDLRPVVNAAFSDSANLDATLELMVRSGRPITESLLTLVPEAFRDQPELADKPEIQAFYEYSACTQEPWDGPALLVFADGRSVGATLDRNGLRPARYCITSDGFVVMGSETGVVDLVESSIVEKGRLGPGQMLAVDLEQCRLLHNWDVKQEVASRHPYGAWLAEHRRTLLAQPWEDQRQLDDLELLQQQTAFGFTAEDLDLVIEDMAGAAKEPTYCMGDDIPLAVLSSKPHLLYDYFKQRFAQVTNPPIDPLREKLVMSLEMHLGRRGSPLRPEPASAAVLHLSSPILNEAELEAVGQQGLPSTTLSTLLSIEDGPAGLEGAINRLRSEAEAAVRGGSQILVLSDRGINATTTYIPPLLAVGAVHHHLLALGLRLQTSLVVDTAQCWSTHHLACLIGFGASAVCPWLTWETTRHWLAHPKTQKLIERGRLPELTAARVQANVRKALEDGLRKILSKIGISLLASYHGAQIFEAIGIGADLIDLAFRGTTSRVAGLSLADLASETLSFHAKAFPELNRTKLEFMGFVQYRTGGEFHLNSPEMAKALHAAVAAGPGYDHFSTYKTLLEHRPVTALRDLLELRPAATPLPLEQVESVESICSRFCTGGMSLGALSREAHEVLAVAMNRIGGKSNSGEGGEDPARFHVLQDVDAEGRSASLPTIRGLRNGDSACSAIKQIASGRFGVTPEYLRSGRQLEIKVAQGAKPGEGGQLPGPKVDPYIAWLRNSKAGVALISPPPHHDIYSIEDLAQLIHDLHQVHPAAKVSVKLVAEIGIGTIAAGVAKANADVIQISGHDGGTGASPLSSIKHAGTPWELGLTEVHRSLLTNGLRDRVLLRADGGLKTGWDVIIAALLGAEEFGFGSVAMIAEGCIMARVCHTNNCPVGVATQKEALRQRFTGLPEHVVNFFLYVAEEVRQLLSVLGVARLEDLIGRTELLQPRDVPLTKTRSLDLSCLIDPVADPADRSWLLHEHDAHGNGPILEDTLLADAAVMAAIEGHGTVERSLAIVNTDRSVGARLAGEIAARHGNRGFQGQLDLTFSGAAGQSFGAFLLQGMNVRLIGDANDYVGKGINGGRVTVVPQAGSRDPGSQVILGNTCLYGATGGELFALGRAGERFAVRNSGARAVVEGTGDHCCEYMTGGIVVVLGSTGRNVAAGMTGGVAFLLDESGGLADRLNPETVTLCDLTTPEQDELLRPLLEAHLQATGSTKAASILADWSSWKSRFKVLVPPSEKETVGLVEREAVAVG
- the rpsG gene encoding 30S ribosomal protein S7; its protein translation is MSRRNAAEKRPILPDPQFNSRLASMIVARLMKHGKKSTAQRILSDAFALINERTGSDPLELFETAVRNATPLVEVRARRVGGATYQVPMEVRQERGTAMALRWLVNFSRARNGRSMAQKLAGELMDAANEAGSAVRKREETHKMAEANKAFAHYRY
- the rpsL gene encoding 30S ribosomal protein S12, with product MPTIQQLIRTERQRLTRKTKSPALRSCPERRGVCTRVYTSTPKKPNSALRKVARVRLTSGFEVTAYIPGIGHNLQEHSVVLIRGGRVKDLPGVRYHIIRGTLDTAGVKDRRQARSKYGAKTPKS
- the lipA gene encoding lipoyl synthase, with product MLKPDWLRVKAPQRERIGAVADLLVDLKLNTVCQEASCPNIGECFAGGTATFLIMGPGCTRACPYCDIDFDKSVRALDPTEPERLGEAVARLGLQHVVITSVNRDDLPDGGASQFVACMEQVRQRSPGTTIELLIPDFCGNWEALAAVMAGAPDVLNHNIETVPRLYRKARPQGIYQRSLELLRRVHDHWPRAYTKSGLMAGLGENDGEIQSVMNDLHDHHVDIITIGQYLSPGPKHLPVDRFVTPEQFESYRRYGEDQLGFLQVVSSPLTRSSYHAGEVRRLMQLHPR
- a CDS encoding phosphodiester glycosidase family protein; the encoded protein is MAEQLGGGERQGTGISINGQSQQARWLWIGPADGPPRQLWLPLEVLENQLGVSSRSRPDGSLDLEWFGRPLLVPPARQRSLDDEVAVDALPLLSAVGVQTEARGAQLSLNLAAAPVLQVRSGNQPGARRLVLDLGRPALVRSAGAQLLLDVQASPAQVQELRNLGLVVQGSGRGLAVRPRRGPVSKVFTLGDPNRLVIDIPAEGDSGPIAPAPISPEVQAMIGRTLRWDRLVRDGVRINAVRIDPRTAPLQLRPLVRPGSMEGLTSLVQLAGQTRALVAINGGYFNRVRRLPLGALKVDGRWMSGPILNRGVAAWNGREVPSFGRLLLEEWVIGPDRARLPIVVVNSGYVQRGVSRYTADWGPFYRALSGSETGLLLGSDGVVSRSLASAELAQGIPLRPGETLLVGRGGVGLPWGPGSRLQLSSRPSNALGSMNQVIGGGPLLLQGGRITLNGAAENFSASFLRQGAPRTVLGSDGREVWLITLEGVNGSGPTLGQAAQLLRALGLRDALNLDGGSSTGLVLGGSHQVKGRGVAGSVHNGVGLVP
- the cobJ gene encoding precorrin-3B C(17)-methyltransferase — protein: MTTGAVWGLSFSPAGEPVLQRLQSAGVLDHRVASGSGSGTEAEDARSVLERNWSRAGGFVVVGACGLVIRLLAPLLGSKASDPAVVVLDPRGRFVVPLLGSHAAGGEDLARRVAALLDATVVSTGSSSGLGTLALDRFGERWGWRRGRDGDWNRLMQQAARDPAGLAIHQSAGSRRWRELAASQTLPPVGSESRGDGATLFITAEQGPGCRWHPPCLWLGIGCERHTSLSVLERLVSGALQDASLAPEAVAGLASIDRKADEPALLELAASHQWPLRWLPASELRRIPVPNPSAVVEAEMGTASVAEAAALIAAGSGSRLLVPKTIERAADQESGAATVAVAIAAEQQAPHRGTLHLVGSGPGRLDLLTPDARLALAEATVWVGYSLYLDLLEPLRRPDQARLDGQLTQERERCRQALELANQGVAVALVSSGDSGIYAMAGLALELWLQQPGNARPQFLVHPGISALQLAAARAGAPLMHDFCTISLSDRLTPWDVIEQRLRSAAQGDFVVALYNPRSRDRHWQLERARTLLLEARSPETPVVLARQLGRPEESVTLHSLGALPVERVDMLTLVLIGNSSSYSQDGRMVTPRGYPGAELS